From a single Lewinella sp. LCG006 genomic region:
- a CDS encoding TonB-dependent receptor: protein MILPKALHLQSILFGSFFLLSVASLFAQQDTLVGGVIPQEIAGVDMPLNDGGYQAQNKTGAVVTIAQKDFNQGLISDPLLLLQGRVPGVQVYNRGGDPNVMSLIRIRGLSSYAQQQPLYVIDGVVGASIQNVDPNDITSMSILKDGASQAMYGIRASNGVVLISTVGSDFSKDTTIFSYQGQAAISTAYPGVAVLDAAAFRQQQGADFGATTNWLEEIQRDGIANTHRLAVAGQRGNTHYQLAGNYRQVEGVLNKSGFSRINTRMNIASELIEDMLEVQVTASFTDQNSQLGFNEAFRYAVTFNPTNPILAQNSPFPLDTEQFGGYFESVGLFDAFNPKALVEQNERDGRLQAFNTAALLKYKIGTGLSLNFRYAYQQVFSNERAYYSPQSYFRGNAYGPRDENKGRADLNDQEDAFSLYELFGTFQKSYRKSTMDLMLGAAYQDGNHEDQFLGLYGFANPDLIGTKRIGSYEKWVDVATRTDTINNAWSNKVSAFFGRMNFDFADKLVLNASLRYEGASKLGENNRWGLFPGIGAAINFKELWNMEKIDQFRLRVGYGVTGGLPDRGGLSQERVVLIQQTNNSIVENIRWTSNPSLKWEEKKEMNIGFDFQKGGVTVFADGYIREVKDWITLQFVGSSQRYGNLNALSSRGMELGLSLQLAQTTRFDYSTGVIFSTFNTRYADEKYGPYFATEGGGPFFNPAVTVRTGAELGAIVGPVFTGVVAGGNQVLEDVNQDGQLVTDAGSAFSSEGDFRYLGNGLPDFELGWSHQLRTGQWQVQLFLRGAFGHSLVNMQRIYYEPRQVFGTRFYNFVDTELAIDELRVPRYSSLYVEKADFLKLDNLRIARSFSLGKNGGNKSLQISLTGQNLITITNYTGADPEPSLEDLGPTAFGSQQNAPIDANRLAPGVDRRNHYLPSRTVVLGVGVVF from the coding sequence ATGATTTTACCAAAGGCCCTCCATTTACAAAGTATTCTTTTCGGCAGCTTCTTCTTACTCAGTGTAGCATCGTTGTTCGCGCAGCAAGATACTTTAGTGGGGGGCGTAATACCTCAAGAAATCGCAGGTGTCGACATGCCGCTTAACGATGGGGGCTACCAGGCGCAAAACAAAACCGGAGCAGTTGTCACGATTGCTCAAAAAGATTTTAACCAGGGTTTGATTTCCGACCCCTTACTGCTCCTTCAAGGTAGAGTGCCTGGGGTACAGGTATACAACCGGGGCGGCGACCCCAACGTGATGAGCCTTATCCGTATCAGGGGCTTGTCTTCCTATGCTCAGCAACAGCCCCTTTATGTCATTGACGGCGTGGTAGGAGCCTCTATTCAGAACGTCGATCCTAACGATATTACTTCCATGAGCATCCTTAAAGATGGGGCTTCCCAAGCCATGTACGGCATCCGGGCGTCTAATGGTGTCGTGCTCATTTCTACGGTGGGGAGTGATTTTTCAAAAGACACAACGATCTTTTCTTATCAAGGACAGGCGGCCATTTCGACGGCCTATCCAGGAGTAGCAGTCCTTGATGCCGCCGCGTTTCGTCAACAGCAAGGTGCCGACTTTGGCGCTACGACCAATTGGTTGGAGGAGATTCAACGCGATGGTATCGCTAACACCCATCGCTTGGCAGTAGCGGGGCAGCGTGGAAACACCCACTACCAGCTGGCCGGAAATTACCGGCAAGTTGAAGGTGTATTGAATAAATCCGGGTTCAGTCGCATCAATACCAGGATGAATATTGCTAGTGAGCTCATAGAGGATATGCTTGAGGTACAGGTAACTGCTTCCTTTACCGACCAAAACAGCCAACTTGGCTTCAATGAAGCTTTTCGGTATGCGGTGACTTTCAATCCCACCAATCCTATCTTGGCCCAGAACAGTCCGTTTCCGTTAGATACGGAACAATTTGGCGGCTACTTTGAGAGCGTAGGCCTTTTCGATGCTTTCAACCCAAAAGCATTGGTTGAGCAGAACGAAAGAGATGGTAGATTACAGGCCTTCAACACCGCTGCCTTGTTGAAGTATAAAATCGGTACTGGCTTGTCGCTCAACTTCCGGTATGCTTACCAGCAGGTATTCTCCAACGAAAGGGCTTATTATTCTCCTCAGTCTTACTTTCGGGGTAATGCCTATGGCCCGAGGGACGAAAACAAAGGCCGAGCGGATCTTAACGACCAAGAAGATGCTTTTTCTCTGTACGAATTGTTTGGCACTTTCCAGAAATCCTACCGTAAGTCGACCATGGATTTAATGTTGGGTGCCGCTTATCAGGATGGTAATCACGAGGATCAATTCCTGGGCTTGTATGGTTTTGCCAACCCGGACTTAATTGGCACCAAGCGGATTGGAAGCTACGAAAAATGGGTGGATGTAGCTACGCGTACGGATACCATCAATAATGCCTGGTCGAATAAGGTGTCGGCCTTTTTTGGGCGCATGAACTTCGATTTTGCGGATAAGCTGGTGCTGAATGCTTCCTTGCGTTACGAAGGTGCCAGTAAATTGGGAGAAAACAATCGCTGGGGCCTCTTCCCGGGGATCGGAGCGGCCATCAATTTCAAGGAGTTGTGGAACATGGAGAAGATCGATCAATTCCGACTAAGAGTGGGCTACGGCGTGACCGGCGGACTGCCAGATCGCGGAGGCTTATCCCAGGAGAGGGTCGTTTTGATTCAGCAAACAAATAACTCTATTGTCGAAAATATCCGCTGGACGAGTAATCCTTCCCTTAAGTGGGAAGAAAAAAAGGAAATGAACATCGGCTTCGATTTTCAGAAAGGAGGAGTGACGGTTTTTGCTGATGGGTACATCCGGGAGGTGAAGGATTGGATCACACTGCAATTTGTGGGATCTAGTCAGCGTTACGGCAATCTCAATGCATTGAGCTCCAGAGGTATGGAGCTAGGGCTCAGCCTGCAGTTGGCGCAAACGACTAGATTCGATTATTCAACGGGAGTGATTTTTTCAACCTTTAACACGCGATACGCTGATGAGAAGTATGGCCCTTATTTTGCGACGGAGGGTGGCGGTCCATTTTTCAATCCGGCCGTAACTGTACGGACGGGGGCGGAGCTAGGTGCCATTGTGGGGCCGGTCTTCACGGGCGTCGTCGCAGGAGGAAACCAGGTTTTGGAAGACGTCAACCAGGATGGGCAATTGGTTACAGATGCGGGGTCGGCATTTTCATCAGAAGGAGATTTTCGGTACCTAGGAAATGGTTTGCCTGATTTTGAATTGGGCTGGAGCCATCAGTTGCGCACCGGACAATGGCAGGTACAACTATTTTTGCGGGGAGCATTTGGTCACAGCTTGGTGAACATGCAAAGGATTTATTACGAACCCCGGCAGGTTTTCGGAACGCGGTTTTACAATTTTGTGGATACGGAATTAGCGATTGATGAGCTCCGTGTCCCCCGGTATTCTTCGCTGTACGTAGAAAAAGCTGATTTTCTGAAGCTGGACAATCTGCGTATCGCCCGTAGCTTCTCATTAGGTAAGAAT
- a CDS encoding ComF family protein, translating into MTTTATRHFRWLHDFFNLLYPKLCLACGNNLPPNNELLCLSCEFQLPKTKQHEQKENAFTEVFWGRVPLETGAAQYYFSKSGRVQRLIHQLKYDHKPEIGHQLGLLFGQQLREQSHFQDIEAIIPVPLHPRKQHQRGYNQAAAFGGGLAESMEIPHYPYALERPEYAESQTRKSRQERLENAQTAFRVKKPELVQGKHILLVDDVLTTGATLEACATQLLALPATRLSMATIAMASD; encoded by the coding sequence TTGACTACTACTGCTACTCGCCATTTTCGTTGGCTGCATGATTTTTTCAACCTGCTTTATCCCAAGCTCTGCCTGGCCTGTGGGAATAATTTACCCCCTAATAACGAGTTGCTCTGTTTGAGCTGTGAATTTCAGTTACCCAAAACCAAGCAACACGAGCAAAAGGAAAACGCTTTCACCGAAGTCTTTTGGGGCAGAGTACCGCTGGAAACCGGTGCCGCTCAATACTATTTTTCAAAATCCGGCCGGGTACAACGCCTGATCCACCAACTCAAATACGATCACAAACCAGAGATCGGGCATCAACTGGGCCTACTGTTCGGGCAGCAATTGCGAGAGCAAAGCCATTTTCAAGACATAGAAGCCATCATACCTGTACCCCTCCATCCGCGTAAGCAACACCAGCGGGGCTACAATCAAGCCGCTGCTTTTGGAGGTGGCTTGGCCGAGAGCATGGAAATTCCTCACTATCCTTACGCCCTCGAACGCCCGGAATACGCCGAATCACAGACCCGCAAATCACGTCAGGAACGACTAGAAAATGCACAGACCGCCTTTCGGGTAAAAAAGCCGGAACTCGTTCAGGGAAAACATATCTTGCTGGTCGATGATGTACTAACGACCGGCGCTACGTTGGAAGCTTGTGCTACACAACTGTTGGCCTTGCCAGCTACGAGATTGAGTATGGCGACGATTGCGATGGCGAGTGATTAG
- a CDS encoding NADAR family protein, which translates to MIKEFKEEYRWLSNFYLVDIRYEGKRFASVEYAYQSAKSNDREWKKLCKEGKLKQSKIKRQSKNIERVANWDSIKIDVMRTCLHAKFTQEPLRTLLLETGDQYLQEGNTWGDTFWGVDLETGEGENQLGKLLMEIRAELKHI; encoded by the coding sequence ATGATTAAGGAATTCAAAGAGGAGTACCGATGGTTGAGCAACTTCTACCTGGTTGATATCCGGTACGAAGGTAAACGCTTCGCTTCGGTAGAATACGCCTACCAAAGTGCCAAAAGTAATGACCGCGAATGGAAAAAACTGTGTAAAGAAGGTAAGCTTAAGCAAAGCAAAATCAAGCGCCAAAGTAAAAACATCGAGCGGGTCGCCAATTGGGACAGCATCAAAATTGACGTGATGAGGACCTGTCTCCATGCTAAGTTTACGCAGGAACCTTTACGGACGCTGCTCCTCGAAACAGGTGATCAATATCTACAGGAAGGCAATACCTGGGGCGACACCTTCTGGGGGGTAGACCTGGAAACTGGTGAAGGCGAAAACCAGCTGGGCAAGCTTCTGATGGAAATCAGAGCAGAACTGAAGCACATTTAG
- a CDS encoding T9SS type A sorting domain-containing protein: MYHLRPLFACLVLGCLIISCKQSTASSSPAEPEQIPADWLFRQRAFPFGELDGVAYKNALKHRTLLAEAQQANAANKDLTTALWQFAGPINVGGRITDVEMTLGTPGTIFVGAAAGGVFRSSDMGASWEAVFDDMPSLAIGDIALAPSNEDIVYVGTGEANAGGGSIAYDGLGVFRSEDGGSSWEARGLENVGSIGRVLVDPLDADRLYVAAMGTLFANNDQRGVYRSLDGGNSWEQVLFLSDSTGAVDLALHPSDPNTLYAAMWERIRRPDRRQYTGITSGIYKSTDGGTTWQVLGNGLPTLASEKGRISLAIAPSDPNRIYAGYVNSNGYLANMMISENAGASWSNLPITDLGIAPFDWWFNRVVVHPTNADKLYYVGFNINEYLPEEQRWTLAFAGVHVDQHSLWIAPNDPDFMLLGNDGGLYYSEDAGQTYSKWENLPITQFYTCEIDNQQPERLYGGTQDNGTNRTLTGADDDWAQIYGGDGFRVLVDPTDNNYVYATFQYGNIARSTDGGNSFIAATNDLSGSRRNWYTPYVLDPTDPSRLFLGAERVYRSDDRAQSWTPISPDLSNGSTGTNGLVFGTITSLSVSALDNQVIWVGTDDGNVWVSTNGGTTWTSLSADLPERWVTSITADPNDPASAYLTFSGYRFGTNMSHVYFTDDYGATWQDLNGDLPDIPVNDLVIHPDNGTLFLATDIGVFFSENNGTNWQLLGLEIPPVIITDLTLHLPTETLVAATFGRSLWKIPIGTDVNTRQATALSLDWSVYPNPTRNQAQIKVSIAHEGPYQLLVFNSLGQQVSQIFNGRLSTGEHQLALDATGWPKGNYFLQWHSSNQVSSRRLVVE, encoded by the coding sequence ATGTACCACTTACGCCCACTCTTTGCCTGCCTCGTGCTCGGATGTCTGATCATTAGTTGCAAGCAATCAACAGCATCTTCCTCTCCTGCAGAACCCGAACAAATCCCGGCAGATTGGCTGTTCCGTCAGCGGGCTTTTCCTTTCGGGGAATTGGATGGTGTGGCCTATAAAAATGCGCTGAAACACCGCACACTTCTCGCCGAAGCACAACAAGCCAACGCTGCCAACAAAGACTTGACGACGGCCCTCTGGCAATTTGCTGGGCCCATTAATGTTGGTGGCCGAATCACCGATGTGGAAATGACACTCGGCACACCGGGTACTATTTTCGTGGGTGCTGCCGCTGGTGGCGTCTTCCGTTCCAGTGATATGGGAGCGAGTTGGGAAGCCGTTTTCGACGACATGCCCAGCCTCGCGATTGGAGATATTGCCCTGGCCCCCAGCAATGAAGACATCGTCTATGTAGGCACCGGCGAAGCCAATGCTGGCGGCGGATCTATTGCCTACGATGGCTTGGGCGTTTTTCGCTCCGAAGATGGCGGCTCCTCCTGGGAAGCGCGTGGACTGGAAAATGTAGGTAGCATCGGGCGCGTATTGGTTGACCCACTCGACGCCGATCGGCTTTACGTCGCTGCTATGGGTACGCTGTTTGCCAATAACGACCAAAGAGGGGTATACCGTAGCCTTGATGGAGGCAATAGCTGGGAGCAAGTGTTATTCCTCTCCGACAGTACTGGTGCCGTAGATTTGGCTTTACACCCTTCGGATCCCAACACCCTCTACGCTGCCATGTGGGAAAGGATTCGTCGGCCAGACCGGCGGCAATATACTGGCATCACTTCTGGCATCTATAAAAGTACCGACGGCGGCACTACCTGGCAGGTACTCGGCAACGGTTTGCCTACACTTGCCTCCGAAAAAGGGCGAATCAGCTTGGCTATCGCGCCCTCCGATCCCAACCGCATTTATGCTGGCTATGTCAATAGCAATGGCTATCTCGCCAATATGATGATCTCGGAGAATGCCGGGGCCAGTTGGTCCAACCTGCCCATTACGGACCTGGGGATTGCTCCCTTCGATTGGTGGTTTAACCGGGTGGTGGTACACCCTACCAATGCGGACAAACTCTATTATGTAGGGTTTAATATCAACGAATACCTTCCGGAAGAACAACGCTGGACCTTGGCCTTCGCAGGCGTACACGTAGATCAACACAGTCTTTGGATTGCTCCCAATGACCCCGACTTCATGCTCCTGGGCAATGATGGTGGCCTCTACTACAGTGAAGATGCTGGCCAGACCTACAGCAAATGGGAGAACCTGCCCATCACCCAATTTTACACCTGTGAGATAGACAACCAGCAACCTGAACGCCTCTACGGTGGCACCCAAGACAATGGTACCAATCGTACACTTACCGGAGCTGATGACGACTGGGCTCAAATTTATGGTGGCGATGGCTTCCGCGTATTGGTTGACCCTACCGACAACAATTACGTTTACGCTACCTTTCAATACGGCAACATTGCCCGCTCGACTGATGGTGGCAACAGTTTCATAGCTGCGACCAACGATCTCAGTGGCAGCCGTCGCAACTGGTATACACCTTATGTATTAGACCCTACGGATCCGTCCAGGCTTTTCCTAGGTGCAGAACGTGTCTACCGTTCTGACGACCGAGCACAGAGCTGGACGCCCATCAGCCCTGACCTTAGCAATGGAAGCACAGGTACCAACGGCCTCGTTTTTGGCACCATCACCTCACTCAGCGTTTCTGCGCTTGACAACCAGGTCATCTGGGTAGGCACCGATGATGGCAATGTGTGGGTCAGCACCAATGGCGGTACCACCTGGACTTCATTATCGGCCGATCTGCCCGAACGTTGGGTCACTAGCATCACTGCTGATCCTAATGATCCAGCCTCGGCTTACCTCACCTTCTCTGGCTACCGCTTTGGCACCAACATGAGCCACGTTTACTTCACCGACGATTACGGAGCAACCTGGCAAGACCTCAACGGTGATCTGCCCGATATCCCGGTCAACGACCTGGTGATCCATCCCGATAACGGAACCCTGTTTTTAGCCACCGATATAGGCGTCTTCTTTTCGGAAAACAATGGTACCAACTGGCAATTACTGGGGCTGGAAATCCCACCTGTCATCATTACGGACCTCACCTTGCATTTGCCAACGGAAACCCTGGTGGCAGCTACTTTTGGGCGTTCGCTCTGGAAAATCCCGATAGGTACCGACGTAAATACAAGGCAAGCAACGGCACTTTCCCTGGATTGGAGCGTTTACCCCAATCCCACCCGCAACCAAGCACAAATAAAGGTAAGCATAGCACACGAAGGGCCTTACCAGTTGTTGGTTTTCAACTCCTTAGGGCAGCAGGTAAGCCAAATTTTCAATGGCCGACTTTCCACTGGTGAACATCAACTAGCTTTGGATGCAACGGGTTGGCCGAAAGGCAATTACTTTTTGCAATGGCATAGTAGCAACCAGGTGAGTAGCAGGAGATTGGTAGTAGAATAG
- a CDS encoding M1 family aminopeptidase: MFLQLLSFEAYYQSRQRTLLLFALLFLGLGVLLTVQGYASPQIMVNGPFQIAFHTALFSLAVVFPLMFFTVSGVLRDQKYDFVSLVDSSPIGAGPLFWSRYLGVIIFGVLAISPFLLGGLLGEVLPLQRAGNQWGEGALSYYVAAWFWFIIPNNIICGSVIFVVAHWSRNALATYATAVGIYALYWICALFLNAPLMANATPPGEGQLMVAALADPFGISAFFEQTQSWTIYQKNHDLLHPEGYLLYNRLLWLGFSLCFVVVGKMKRPTFLPQRKPLLEETAPMPAKAREVSREVELVPEQWWPALRSMLRIELQYVFGSLPYLAILGIWVVIVFTEIYSRVYSGGSYGEQLYPSTGLLLWLIRDPLPWLSSLLLVFYSGELVWRERALNVEELINTGLVKKQSLLLSKWLCLILLPLSLMITSILLGLGFQVASGYYTFEPGLYLSLFYYEGLPLLFYSLLALFIQVVSPKKYLGMLLTFLLIIVFQPTVAARLGLHHPLLQPGGFPEVVYTDMNGYGDYSKGFHYLAVHWLLLGLLLGGIAWQAWLSRTNGRRTSWPQGFTLVFLVLLGLWIVSGGCIYHQVNIEGDYLSPKTQLDFQEAYERKFKKWDQPHRLFPKAIDTKVDLYTAKGAYRVWASYLVENKSDTAVTAIFVSERVPLESFVIDGGTLVDRDTFFHTRLYKLAAPLCPGDTLRYTYELYYQKKGFAIAKGLVANGSYLMRNEFDPVLNYRPSLEIRDEKERIRRGLPLREEIVQEEASLHLPNATVGKIHFNCFLSTSGQQTAIAPGNLVNHWSKGGRNYYHYQSKLPTLPMLNYFSAHYEIDQSQYKGLKLEFYYHPAHGKNLSLIKDQTKLALDYCQHNFGAYPLDHLRIAEIPGHWPFGGQAMAGTISMVENRLFMIDTRASDAFNLVAKRTIHEVAHQWWGGSLCPKNVAGSAFLLEGLAKYTEAIVMEKSEGLGAVWQLSKTAQQQYFQERSLADKRESPLFLCQNESYLAYGKGFIAMLALRELLGEQRMNLMLRTLLEQHSCEVNPSFTSLDFLEALYTHTSPSDTVLINDWLKRRITYDLEIEKATIKERQDGRYEVTATIKAQRHELMPNGELRAIGLEEPIVLGLFKQAPQHLRQGEKPLLLTRFCLETGTQVCTVITDQRPSFVIVDPFGSRLEAVKGDNQWKF; encoded by the coding sequence ATGTTTTTACAACTACTATCTTTTGAAGCCTATTATCAGTCACGGCAACGTACTTTATTGCTTTTTGCACTGTTGTTCTTGGGCTTAGGGGTATTGCTCACGGTACAAGGCTATGCATCGCCACAAATCATGGTGAATGGCCCGTTTCAAATAGCCTTTCATACAGCGCTGTTTTCATTAGCGGTCGTATTCCCCTTGATGTTCTTCACGGTGAGTGGGGTTTTACGCGACCAGAAGTATGACTTTGTCAGCCTGGTCGATAGTAGTCCCATAGGGGCAGGCCCTCTCTTTTGGAGCCGTTATTTGGGGGTCATCATCTTTGGCGTATTGGCCATCAGTCCCTTTTTACTAGGAGGTTTATTAGGGGAAGTTTTGCCCTTGCAGCGAGCCGGAAATCAGTGGGGCGAAGGGGCTTTATCCTATTATGTTGCTGCCTGGTTTTGGTTTATTATCCCCAATAATATCATTTGTGGGAGCGTAATTTTTGTTGTGGCTCATTGGAGCCGGAATGCGCTGGCAACCTACGCCACGGCGGTGGGTATCTATGCACTGTACTGGATATGTGCCCTTTTTCTGAATGCGCCATTGATGGCCAACGCAACACCACCAGGGGAAGGGCAGTTGATGGTGGCAGCCTTGGCCGACCCTTTTGGAATCTCCGCTTTTTTTGAGCAAACCCAATCCTGGACGATTTACCAAAAGAATCATGATTTGCTGCACCCGGAGGGCTATTTGTTGTACAATCGCTTATTGTGGCTGGGCTTTTCCTTGTGTTTCGTGGTTGTGGGCAAAATGAAACGGCCAACATTTCTACCGCAAAGGAAGCCATTGCTGGAGGAGACAGCACCCATGCCAGCGAAGGCTCGCGAGGTGTCCCGAGAGGTGGAGCTAGTGCCTGAACAGTGGTGGCCAGCTTTAAGATCAATGCTGCGGATTGAGCTCCAATACGTATTTGGGAGTCTCCCTTATTTGGCCATCTTGGGAATCTGGGTCGTGATTGTATTTACCGAAATATACAGCAGGGTCTACAGCGGAGGCAGTTACGGCGAACAGCTTTATCCTTCTACAGGACTATTGTTGTGGCTCATTCGAGATCCACTGCCTTGGTTGAGTAGTTTGCTGCTGGTGTTTTATAGCGGCGAATTGGTGTGGCGAGAGCGAGCTTTAAATGTGGAGGAACTCATTAATACAGGGCTGGTAAAGAAGCAAAGCTTATTGCTCTCAAAGTGGCTTTGCTTGATCCTTCTTCCTTTGAGTCTAATGATTACCAGCATCTTGCTGGGCCTGGGGTTTCAAGTAGCCAGTGGGTATTACACTTTTGAGCCGGGTTTGTATCTCAGTTTGTTTTATTACGAAGGGCTCCCTCTGCTTTTCTACAGTTTACTGGCTTTGTTTATCCAGGTTGTTAGCCCCAAAAAGTACCTGGGTATGTTGCTGACCTTTTTGCTGATTATAGTGTTTCAGCCAACGGTAGCCGCTCGACTGGGGCTTCACCATCCTCTTCTACAACCAGGAGGTTTTCCTGAGGTTGTTTACACCGATATGAATGGTTATGGCGACTACAGCAAGGGGTTTCATTACCTGGCAGTGCACTGGCTTTTGCTGGGGTTGTTGCTAGGGGGAATAGCCTGGCAGGCTTGGCTGTCACGTACCAATGGTCGGAGAACAAGTTGGCCTCAAGGCTTCACTTTAGTGTTCCTCGTTTTGTTGGGTCTTTGGATTGTTTCAGGTGGCTGTATCTACCATCAAGTCAATATAGAAGGGGATTATCTATCGCCAAAGACCCAGTTGGATTTTCAGGAAGCTTACGAACGTAAGTTTAAAAAATGGGACCAACCTCACCGGCTGTTTCCTAAGGCTATTGATACAAAGGTTGATTTGTATACAGCAAAGGGTGCTTACCGGGTTTGGGCCAGTTACCTTGTTGAAAATAAAAGTGACACCGCCGTAACAGCCATTTTCGTGTCTGAAAGAGTCCCATTGGAATCTTTTGTCATTGATGGAGGAACTCTGGTAGATCGGGATACTTTTTTCCATACCCGCCTGTATAAGCTCGCTGCACCCTTGTGTCCGGGCGATACATTGCGCTATACTTACGAGCTTTATTACCAGAAAAAAGGGTTTGCCATTGCCAAAGGATTGGTAGCCAATGGAAGCTACCTGATGCGTAATGAATTTGATCCGGTTCTTAATTATCGGCCGAGTCTGGAAATTCGAGATGAAAAAGAGAGGATTCGACGTGGCCTGCCGCTGCGTGAGGAGATCGTCCAGGAGGAAGCTTCCTTGCATTTGCCTAATGCGACGGTAGGAAAAATTCACTTTAATTGCTTTTTGTCTACTTCTGGTCAACAAACCGCTATTGCTCCCGGCAACTTGGTGAATCATTGGTCTAAGGGGGGGCGCAATTATTATCATTATCAGAGCAAGCTACCGACGTTGCCCATGTTGAATTATTTCTCGGCGCATTATGAAATTGATCAAAGCCAATACAAGGGACTCAAGCTGGAGTTTTACTATCATCCTGCACACGGCAAGAACCTCTCGCTGATTAAAGATCAGACCAAATTGGCATTAGATTACTGCCAGCATAATTTTGGAGCTTACCCTCTTGATCACCTGCGGATTGCGGAAATACCAGGACATTGGCCTTTCGGTGGGCAAGCCATGGCGGGCACCATCAGCATGGTCGAAAATCGCCTTTTTATGATAGACACCCGTGCTTCTGATGCTTTTAATCTGGTTGCTAAACGGACCATCCACGAGGTGGCTCATCAATGGTGGGGCGGAAGCTTATGTCCTAAAAATGTCGCTGGATCGGCGTTTTTGTTGGAAGGATTGGCTAAATACACCGAAGCCATTGTAATGGAAAAATCGGAAGGCCTCGGGGCGGTTTGGCAGCTGAGTAAAACCGCTCAGCAACAATATTTTCAGGAACGATCGCTGGCTGATAAAAGGGAGTCTCCTTTGTTCCTTTGTCAAAACGAAAGCTACCTCGCTTACGGCAAGGGATTCATTGCTATGCTGGCCTTGCGGGAGCTACTGGGGGAACAGCGGATGAATCTGATGCTGCGTACATTGCTGGAGCAGCACAGTTGTGAGGTCAATCCTAGCTTTACCAGTCTGGATTTTTTGGAAGCACTCTATACCCATACTTCTCCCTCCGATACCGTCTTGATCAATGATTGGTTGAAACGAAGGATCACTTATGATTTGGAAATTGAAAAAGCCACCATTAAAGAACGACAGGATGGACGCTACGAAGTAACGGCTACCATCAAGGCGCAACGTCATGAGCTAATGCCTAATGGCGAATTGCGGGCAATAGGCCTGGAGGAGCCTATCGTATTGGGGCTTTTTAAGCAAGCGCCACAACATTTAAGGCAGGGTGAAAAACCACTATTGCTGACAAGGTTTTGCCTAGAGACTGGTACCCAAGTGTGCACCGTGATCACCGATCAGCGCCCCTCCTTCGTCATCGTTGATCCCTTCGGCAGTAGGCTGGAAGCCGTAAAAGGAGATAATCAGTGGAAATTTTAG
- a CDS encoding ABC transporter ATP-binding protein, translating to MNNHLLTINGLTKTYPNGVEALRSIDLQLSNGMFGLLGPNGAGKSTLMRTLATLQLPDQGSIHFNGMDVLHDPAAIRKVLGYLPQSFGVYPKISAERLLDHLALLKGLVDKHQRREQVAALLEQTNLYAQRKRAVHTFSGGMRQRFGIAQALLGKPQLVIVDEPTAGLDPQERYRFLNLLSEIGENIIVLLSTHLVEDVRQLCPQMAIMNQGSIVAQGNPEELCAALAGRIWQKTIDKNHLAAYQQQYKVISTRLLSGKKIVQVLADSPPGEGFLPLQPDLESVYFTALNH from the coding sequence ATGAATAATCATCTTCTGACCATCAATGGTCTCACTAAAACTTACCCCAATGGCGTGGAAGCACTTCGTAGCATCGACCTCCAATTGAGCAATGGAATGTTTGGATTATTAGGTCCTAACGGGGCCGGTAAATCTACGCTGATGCGTACCCTGGCAACCTTGCAATTGCCCGACCAGGGCAGTATTCATTTCAACGGAATGGATGTATTGCATGATCCCGCTGCCATCCGTAAGGTCTTGGGTTACCTGCCCCAGTCCTTTGGGGTGTATCCCAAGATATCGGCAGAGCGTTTGCTGGATCATTTAGCCCTTTTGAAAGGACTTGTCGATAAACACCAACGTAGGGAACAAGTGGCTGCACTCCTCGAGCAGACCAATCTTTATGCACAACGCAAGCGGGCAGTTCATACCTTTTCAGGTGGTATGCGGCAGCGGTTTGGCATTGCACAGGCACTACTTGGTAAGCCTCAACTGGTTATTGTTGACGAACCTACCGCCGGACTTGATCCTCAGGAGCGGTACCGTTTCCTCAATTTGCTCAGTGAGATTGGCGAAAATATTATCGTCCTCCTTTCTACTCATTTGGTAGAAGATGTACGCCAATTGTGTCCACAAATGGCCATTATGAATCAGGGAAGTATTGTGGCACAAGGTAATCCAGAAGAATTGTGCGCTGCATTAGCGGGTAGAATTTGGCAAAAAACCATTGATAAAAATCACTTGGCCGCTTACCAGCAGCAATATAAGGTGATCAGTACCCGCCTCTTATCCGGGAAAAAGATAGTGCAAGTCCTTGCCGATAGTCCGCCAGGAGAAGGATTCTTGCCTTTGCAGCCGGATTTGGAAAGCGTTTATTTCACTGCACTCAATCATTAA